A section of the Streptomyces xinghaiensis S187 genome encodes:
- a CDS encoding ATP-binding protein, translating to MNRQPHPRAHVVLLTGPSGSGKSSLAARTGLPVLNLDDFYRETGDPALPGLPDGSGTDWDSPLSWDADAAVAAVGALCRTGRAAVPVYDIATSSRTGEVTLGLGDAPLFVAEGIFAADIIERCRAEGLLADALCLRGRPSTTFRRRLLRDLREGRKSVTVLLRRGWRLMRSERGIVARQSALGAHPCGRDEALARIGAAAARHRPAAGRTSAAATATGAASVPAPRPAPARSASPASPGR from the coding sequence GTGAACCGCCAACCGCACCCCCGCGCCCATGTCGTCCTCCTGACGGGCCCCTCCGGTTCCGGCAAGTCCTCCCTCGCCGCCCGCACCGGCCTGCCCGTGTTGAATCTCGACGACTTCTACCGCGAGACCGGTGACCCCGCCCTGCCCGGGCTCCCGGACGGCAGCGGCACGGACTGGGACTCCCCGCTCTCCTGGGACGCGGACGCGGCGGTCGCCGCGGTGGGGGCGCTGTGCCGGACCGGCCGGGCGGCCGTCCCGGTGTACGACATCGCGACGAGCTCGCGGACCGGCGAGGTCACGCTCGGCCTCGGTGACGCGCCCCTGTTCGTGGCGGAGGGCATCTTCGCCGCCGACATCATCGAACGCTGCCGCGCGGAAGGGCTGCTGGCGGACGCCCTGTGCCTGCGCGGCCGGCCGTCCACCACCTTCCGGCGGCGGCTGCTGCGCGATCTGCGGGAGGGCCGCAAGTCCGTCACCGTCCTGCTGCGGCGCGGCTGGCGGCTGATGCGGTCCGAACGCGGCATCGTGGCCCGCCAGTCGGCGCTCGGCGCCCACCCCTGCGGCCGGGACGAGGCGCTCGCCCGGATCGGGGCGGCCGCGGCGCGCCACCGCCCGGCGGCCGGGCGGACCTCCGCCGCCGCTACCGCTACCGGGGCCGCGTCCGTTCCCGCCCCGCGCCCGGCCCCGGCCCGTTCCGCGAGCCCGGCGAGCCCCGGGAGATGA
- a CDS encoding SigE family RNA polymerase sigma factor has protein sequence MNTLHTGSTSAVVTRLHAAGRAFGRDRAESGAEKSGAVSGRGCARGAGRQSRQRTYLPVVDAVTAGKGGGSSRGSAAYGEARGERSTLPEAEFTAYVRERRASLYATAYHLTGDRYEAEDLLQSALFSTYRAWERISDKAAVGGYLRRTMTNLHISAWRRRKLNEYPTEELPETAGDHDAMRGTELRAVLWQALARLPELQRTMLVLRYYEGRTDPEIADILGISVGTVKSSIWRSLRRLRDDEALSFGRDREESFGELVA, from the coding sequence ATGAACACACTGCACACCGGATCCACCAGCGCAGTTGTCACGCGCCTGCACGCCGCCGGCCGGGCCTTCGGACGCGACCGGGCGGAGTCCGGGGCGGAGAAGTCCGGTGCCGTGAGCGGGCGGGGGTGCGCTCGCGGCGCCGGGCGTCAGAGCCGGCAGCGCACGTATCTGCCGGTGGTCGACGCGGTGACGGCCGGCAAGGGGGGCGGCTCCTCCCGCGGGAGCGCCGCGTACGGGGAGGCGAGGGGGGAACGCAGCACCCTGCCGGAGGCGGAGTTCACCGCCTACGTCCGGGAGCGCCGCGCCTCCCTGTACGCGACGGCCTACCACCTGACCGGTGACCGGTACGAGGCGGAGGACCTGCTGCAGAGCGCGCTGTTCTCCACCTACCGCGCCTGGGAGCGGATCAGCGACAAGGCCGCCGTCGGCGGGTATCTGCGGCGCACCATGACCAATCTGCACATCAGCGCCTGGCGCCGGCGCAAGCTCAACGAGTACCCGACCGAGGAGCTGCCGGAGACGGCGGGCGACCACGACGCGATGCGCGGCACCGAACTGCGCGCCGTGCTGTGGCAGGCGCTGGCCCGGCTGCCCGAACTCCAGCGCACCATGCTCGTGCTGCGCTACTACGAGGGCCGCACCGACCCGGAGATCGCGGACATCCTCGGCATCAGCGTCGGCACGGTCAAGAGCAGCATCTGGCGCTCGCTGCGCCGGCTGCGCGACGACGAGGCGCTCAGCTTCGGCCGGGACCGGGAGGAGTCCTTCGGCGAACTGGTCGCCTGA
- the afsQ1 gene encoding two-component system response regulator AfsQ1: MPYLLLIEDDDAIRTALELSLSRQGHRVVAAATGEDGLKLLREQRPDLIVLDVMLPGIDGFEVCRRIRRTDQLPIILLTARSDDIDVVVGLESGADDYVVKPIQPRVLDARIRAVLRRGERENNDAATFGSLVIDRSAMTVTKNGEDLQLTPTELRLLLELSRRPGQALSRQQLLRLVWEHDYLGDSRLVDACVQRLRAKVEDVPSSPTLIRTVRGVGYRLDSPQ, encoded by the coding sequence GTGCCATACCTGTTGCTGATCGAGGACGATGACGCCATCCGTACGGCCCTCGAACTCTCCCTGTCGCGCCAGGGTCACCGTGTGGTGGCCGCGGCGACGGGCGAGGACGGCCTGAAACTGCTGCGCGAGCAGCGGCCGGATCTGATTGTGCTGGACGTGATGCTGCCGGGGATCGACGGCTTCGAGGTCTGCCGCCGCATCCGCCGCACCGACCAGCTCCCGATCATCCTGCTGACCGCGCGCAGTGATGACATCGACGTGGTGGTGGGGCTGGAGTCCGGGGCGGACGACTACGTCGTCAAGCCCATCCAGCCGCGCGTCCTCGACGCCCGGATCCGTGCCGTGCTGCGGCGCGGGGAGCGGGAGAACAACGACGCGGCGACCTTCGGCAGCCTGGTCATCGACCGCTCGGCGATGACGGTCACCAAGAACGGCGAGGATCTGCAGCTCACCCCGACCGAGCTGAGACTGCTGCTGGAACTGAGCCGCCGGCCCGGCCAGGCGCTCTCCCGGCAGCAGCTGCTGCGGCTGGTGTGGGAGCACGACTACCTGGGCGACTCACGCCTGGTGGACGCCTGTGTGCAGCGGCTGCGCGCCAAGGTGGAGGACGTGCCGTCCTCGCCGACCCTGATCCGTACCGTGCGGGGCGTGGGCTACCGGCTGGACAGTCCGCAGTGA
- a CDS encoding sensor histidine kinase: MCAAAARQGGGRAVLADPDPYRAGRGLPAGQSAVTEPSGRVRGWASGLFRLTSLRLRLVFVFALVALTAAVSASGIAYWLNRDAVLTRTQNAALNDFRQSLADNTGSLPMRPQCDQLRDAAERMADSTQRYEVVLVDRDRDDKPCAAVSRAGGFTLKAVPEPLRTAVNEERPADVGDGLPYHLYWQRITLDGDPYLVGGAKVIGGGPTGYMLKSLTTERDDLNSLAWSLGIATALALIGSALLAQAAASTVLRPVQRLGDAARQLGEGKLDTRLQVSGTDELADLSRTFNGAAASLEQRVEELSAREAASRRFVADMSHELRTPLTAITAVTEVLEDETDNLDPMIAPAVRLVVDETRRLGDLVENLMEVTRFDAGTARLVLDDVDVADMVTACIDARAWLDAVELDAERGIVARLDPRRLDVILANLIGNALKHGGSPVRVTVRPEDSWLTVEVRDHGPGIPEDVLPHVFDRFYKASASRPRSEGSGLGLSIALENAHIHGGDIAVANHPDGGAVFRLRLPMDADAAGPGTDEQGQDTA; the protein is encoded by the coding sequence CTGTGTGCAGCGGCTGCGCGCCAAGGTGGAGGACGTGCCGTCCTCGCCGACCCTGATCCGTACCGTGCGGGGCGTGGGCTACCGGCTGGACAGTCCGCAGTGACCGAGCCCTCCGGGCGGGTGCGCGGCTGGGCTTCCGGCCTGTTCCGGCTGACGAGCCTGCGGCTGCGTCTCGTGTTCGTCTTCGCCCTGGTGGCGCTCACCGCCGCCGTGTCCGCCTCCGGCATCGCGTACTGGCTCAACCGGGACGCCGTGCTCACCCGCACCCAGAACGCCGCCCTCAACGACTTCCGCCAGTCGCTCGCCGACAACACCGGCTCACTGCCCATGCGCCCGCAGTGCGACCAGCTGCGGGACGCCGCCGAGCGCATGGCCGACAGCACCCAGCGGTACGAGGTCGTCCTCGTCGACCGGGACCGGGACGACAAGCCCTGTGCCGCGGTCTCCCGGGCGGGCGGTTTCACCCTGAAGGCGGTGCCGGAGCCGCTGCGGACGGCGGTCAACGAGGAGCGCCCGGCCGATGTGGGCGACGGGCTGCCCTACCACCTGTACTGGCAGCGGATCACCCTCGACGGCGACCCGTATCTGGTCGGCGGGGCGAAGGTGATCGGCGGCGGGCCCACCGGCTACATGCTGAAGTCGCTCACCACCGAGCGGGACGACCTCAACTCGCTGGCCTGGTCGCTGGGCATCGCCACGGCGCTGGCGCTGATCGGCTCGGCGCTGCTCGCCCAGGCCGCGGCCAGCACCGTGCTGCGGCCCGTGCAGCGGCTGGGGGACGCGGCGCGGCAGCTCGGCGAGGGCAAGCTCGACACCCGGCTGCAGGTCTCCGGCACGGACGAACTGGCCGATCTCTCCCGGACGTTCAACGGGGCCGCCGCCTCCCTGGAGCAACGGGTCGAGGAGCTGAGCGCGCGGGAGGCCGCCAGCCGCCGCTTCGTCGCCGACATGTCGCACGAGCTGCGCACCCCGCTGACCGCCATCACCGCCGTCACGGAGGTGCTGGAGGACGAGACCGACAACCTCGACCCGATGATCGCCCCCGCGGTGCGGCTGGTGGTGGACGAGACCCGGCGCCTCGGCGACCTCGTGGAGAACCTGATGGAGGTCACCCGCTTCGACGCGGGCACGGCCCGGCTGGTGCTCGACGACGTGGACGTGGCCGACATGGTCACCGCCTGCATCGACGCCCGCGCCTGGCTCGACGCGGTCGAACTCGACGCCGAACGCGGCATCGTGGCCCGCCTCGACCCGCGCCGGCTCGACGTCATCCTGGCCAACCTCATCGGCAACGCGCTCAAGCACGGCGGGTCGCCGGTACGGGTCACCGTCCGGCCCGAGGACTCCTGGCTGACCGTGGAGGTGCGGGACCACGGGCCGGGCATCCCCGAGGACGTCCTGCCGCACGTCTTCGACCGCTTCTACAAGGCGAGCGCGTCCCGGCCGCGCAGCGAGGGCAGCGGACTGGGCCTGTCCATCGCCCTGGAGAACGCGCACATCCACGGCGGCGACATCGCCGTCGCCAACCACCCCGACGGCGGGGCCGTGTTCCGGCTGCGCCTGCCGATGGACGCCGACGCCGCCGGCCCCGGAACGGACGAGCAGGGACAGGACACCGCGTGA
- a CDS encoding VanZ family protein gives MQRHGCGARAAFRFRATGLVLLFAHLLYVAWTALRPPALPWVTAAHLQPLATVRAELALGFWPAVQHLGGALLLLAPLGVLLPWAAGRLEVPLLSSLTRTVFTGVMVSLGLALLQTNLSGRTLDVDSLVLHTLGIALAHLALVPTLRGWLRRLCERAGRVSPAGPASPGRPGGLPAEEPSQGPALRIPRVGAVPWTDVSSPSWAYGRDIARHTRRLTKESP, from the coding sequence GTGCAGCGCCATGGCTGCGGCGCCCGTGCCGCCTTCCGCTTCCGCGCGACGGGACTCGTCCTCCTGTTCGCCCACCTGCTGTACGTGGCATGGACCGCGCTGCGCCCGCCGGCGCTGCCCTGGGTGACCGCCGCCCATCTGCAGCCGCTGGCCACGGTCCGCGCCGAACTGGCGCTCGGGTTCTGGCCCGCCGTCCAGCACCTCGGCGGCGCCCTGCTGCTGCTGGCACCGCTGGGCGTCCTGCTGCCCTGGGCCGCCGGACGGCTGGAGGTGCCGCTGCTGTCCTCGCTCACCCGCACGGTCTTCACCGGCGTCATGGTGTCGCTCGGTCTGGCGCTGCTCCAGACCAATCTCTCGGGCCGCACGCTGGACGTGGACTCGCTGGTCCTGCACACGCTCGGCATCGCCCTGGCCCATCTGGCCCTGGTACCGACGCTCCGGGGGTGGCTGCGGCGGCTGTGCGAGCGGGCCGGCCGGGTGTCGCCGGCCGGACCCGCCTCCCCGGGACGCCCCGGCGGTCTCCCCGCGGAGGAGCCGTCTCAGGGTCCGGCCCTGAGGATTCCCCGGGTCGGTGCGGTCCCCTGGACGGATGTTTCATCCCCTTCGTGGGCATACGGTCGAGATATCGCACGACACACTCGACGGCTCACGAAGGAGTCCCCATGA
- a CDS encoding PspC domain-containing protein, protein MSALVRPRDNRMIGGVCAALARRFGTTPTTMRVIFLASCLLPGPQFLLYVALWALLPSEKSHAQQTW, encoded by the coding sequence ATGAGCGCCCTGGTCCGCCCTCGCGACAACCGCATGATCGGTGGGGTGTGTGCAGCGCTGGCACGGCGCTTCGGCACCACCCCGACCACGATGCGGGTGATCTTCCTGGCCTCCTGCCTGCTGCCGGGCCCGCAGTTCCTGCTCTACGTGGCGCTGTGGGCACTTCTGCCGTCCGAGAAGAGCCACGCGCAGCAGACCTGGTGA